From Pongo pygmaeus isolate AG05252 chromosome 1, NHGRI_mPonPyg2-v2.0_pri, whole genome shotgun sequence, one genomic window encodes:
- the LOC129033023 gene encoding LOW QUALITY PROTEIN: olfactory receptor 14I1 (The sequence of the model RefSeq protein was modified relative to this genomic sequence to represent the inferred CDS: substituted 1 base at 1 genomic stop codon) has translation MDNLTKVTEFLLMEFSGIWELQVLHTRLFLLIYLAALVGNLLIIAVITLDQHLHTPMYFFLKNLSILDLCYISVTVPKSIHNSMTGRSSISYLGCVAQVYFFSAFASAELAFLTVMSYDRYVAICHPLQYRAVMISGRCYQMAVTTWLSCFSYAVVHTGNMFRKHVCRSNVIHXFFCDIPHVLALVSCEVFFIEFLTLALSSCLVLGCFILMMISYFQIFSTVLRIPSGQSRAKAFSTCSPQLIVIMLFLTTVLFAALGPIAKTLSIQGLVIALTYTLLPPFLNPIIYSLRNKEIKTAMWRLFVKIYFLQK, from the coding sequence ATGGACAATCTCACAAAAGTGACAGAATTCCTGCTGATGGAGTTTTCTGGTATCTGGGAGCTGCAGGTGCTGCACACCAGGCTGTTTCTGCTGATTTATCTGGCAGCGCTGGTGGGGAACCTGCTCATCATTGCGGTCATCACTCTGGATCAGCATCTTCACAcacccatgtacttcttcctgaAGAACCTCTCCATTTTGGATCTGTGCTACATCTCAGTCACTGTGCCTAAATCCATCCATAACTCCATGACTGGCAGAAGCTCCATCTCTTATCTTGGCTGTGTGGCTCAAGTCTATTTTTTCTCTGCCTTTGCGTCTGCTGAGCTGGCCTTCCTCACTGTCATGTCTTATGACCGCTATGTTGCCATTTGCCACCCCCTCCAATACAGAGCTGTGATGATATCAGGAAGGTGCTATCAGATGGCAGTCACCACCTGGCTAAGCTGCTTTTCCTACGCAGTCGTCCACACTGGCAACATGTTTCGGAAGCACGTTTGCAGATCCAATGTGATCCACTAGTTCTTCTGTGACATCCCTCACGTGTTGGCCCTGGTTTCCTGTGAGGTTTTCTTTATAGAGTTTTTGACCCTGGCCCTGAGCTCATGCTTGGTTCTGGGATGCTTTATTCTCATGATGATCTCCTATTTCCAAATCTTCTCAACGGTGCTCAGAATCCCTTCAGGACAGAGTCGAGCAAAAGCCTTCTCCACCTGCTCCCCCCAGCTCATTGTCATCATGCTTTTTCTTACCACAGTGCTCTTTGCTGCCTTAGGACCAATTGCAAAAACTCTGTCCATTCAGGGTTTGGTGATCGCTCTGACATACACACTTTTGCCTCCCTTCCTCAATCCCATCATATATAGTCTTAGGAATAAGGAGATTAAAACAGCCATGTGGAGACTCTTTGTGAAGATATATTTTCTGCAAAAGTAG